TCGGGAACACGCCACGCATCATCGCCATCTGGCGGCGCGCGCCGTCATGACGGGTGAAGGCGTAGATCGGCATGTTGGAGCGGAAGCGCGACAAAAAGCGCGGGGTGCCGCCGGATTCGGTCAACGCCACCACGCCGCCCAGGCCGATGTGCTCGGACAGGAACATGGTCGCCATCGCGATGGCCTGGTCGGCACGCTGCAGGTTGCGTTGCGCCGCTTCGAAGTCGGTGTCGAACTCGAACTGGTGCTCGGCACCCAGGCAGATACGCGCCATCGCTTCCACCGCGCGCACCGGGTAGGCACCGGCGGCGGTTTCGGCCGACAGCATCACCGCGTCGGTGCCGTCGATGACCGCGTTGGCCACGTCCAGCACTTCGGCGCGGGTCGGGATCGGGCTTTCCACCATCGACTGCAGCATCTGCGTGGCGGTGATCACCACCTTGTTCTGCGCCAGCGACTCCTTGATGATCTTCTTCTGCAGGCCCGGCAATTCGGCATCGCCGATTTCCACGCCCAGATCGCCGCGTGCCACCATCACCACATCGGAGGCTTCGACGATCTCGACCAGGTTCTCGATCGCTTCGGTGCGCTCGATCTTGGACACCAGCTGTGCATCGCAGCCGTGCTGCTGGGCGATCTGACGCGCGTCGTGCATGTCCTGCGCATTGCGGCAGAACGACACCGCGATGAAGTCCACGCCGATCTTGGCGACGATGCCGATCAGTTCCTTGTCGCGCTCGGTCAACGCGCCCAGCGACAAACCGCCGCCCTGCTTGTTGAGAC
The window above is part of the Xanthomonas campestris pv. badrii genome. Proteins encoded here:
- the pyk gene encoding pyruvate kinase; its protein translation is MKERQRRTKILATLGPATDAPGVLDALFKAGVNVVRLNFSHGDPSGQAKRAAEVRAAAARVGAEVGILADLPGPKIRIERFAEGKIKLAMGERFDLVADANAPAGDQQQVGVSYLGLPQDVTAGDVLLLDDGLMQLQVTDVQGERIVTKVLNDGVLSDRKGLNKQGGGLSLGALTERDKELIGIVAKIGVDFIAVSFCRNAQDMHDARQIAQQHGCDAQLVSKIERTEAIENLVEIVEASDVVMVARGDLGVEIGDAELPGLQKKIIKESLAQNKVVITATQMLQSMVESPIPTRAEVLDVANAVIDGTDAVMLSAETAAGAYPVRAVEAMARICLGAEHQFEFDTDFEAAQRNLQRADQAIAMATMFLSEHIGLGGVVALTESGGTPRFLSRFRSNMPIYAFTRHDGARRQMAMMRGVFPISFDSRGLTPREAARAAIRLLVENERMGPGDRVVFTSGEHMEMHGATNTLRLLEVGEDGRATGLGEL